ATTTCAAGCTTTAGTGGAATACAATTTGATTCTGTAGAATCAAATTGTAATTCTGATTTTGTTAGCCCATCATCGATAGATAATAATATTAATTATCAATTATATTTTGGAACAGCACCAACTTCATTATCTTTACAATCTGCAACAAAAAATTCAACAAGTTCAAATATACAATTACACTTTGATTATCCAAGTGATTTTACTACTACAGTTACAGCGCCAAATGATTATTATTATAAAATAGTTGCATCAAATAGTCATGGAAGTACACATTCGCATATATTTAAAATAAAAATGTACGATAAAGGCATAGTAATAAATGATTATATAGAAAAATATAAAAATTTTGCATTTGAACTTTGGAAATATTTTTATTTTGCACAAGCTTCTACACAGGCAGCTATTTCTACAGAATATGTTGATTTAATGGATAGTAATAATAGTACAACAGGTGGATTATTAATAACAGCAGATGAGTATGGACGTGCAACACAAGTAGAAAAATTATTTAGTAATTCAACAAATTCAAATATACAATATTTAGATTATAATGAGGCACAATTAATATCTCTTCATGATGATAGTAATAAATTTGAAGCATTATTAAAATATGATACGAACGGAAATATTGAAGCTGTTGAAGTGTATGAAGACAAAGATGGTAATAATAATATAGATTATAATACAGAACTAATAGAAAAATTTTATAATATAAATTATGACACAAATAATCATTTACAATCATTTAAATATGATAAATATTCATATAGTACAAATACATCACCATCGTATATAGATGTAAATAAAACTTATGATGCAAATGTTACTTATTTAGGAGATCATTTTACAAGTTTAAAATATTATTATAATAGTAGTAATGTAGCTGAAATACAGTATGATTTTACTACAACACCTGGAGTAGTAACAGTAGATTATCACAGATATAGTAATGAAACATCTGATGAACATTTTAGAAATGATGAGAAAGAGATTTATACTAGTGAAAGTAGTGTAACAATGACAATAGATTAGGAGAAAAATGATGTTACGAAAAAATATAATTAAAAGTGGGTATATTATACTCACTTTTATGATTTTTATTTATATAATATACACAAATCTTGGAATGACTTTTTTTGAAATTTTTGAAGTAAAAACATATGATATGAGATATAAAGCAATGGATATATTTGAGAAAAAAAATCGCGAATATGATGTAGTGATAGCTGGTGTTGATGAAAAAAGTTTAATTGAAATAGGTAAATGGCCTTGGGAAAGAAGTATACATGGCAAACTAGTTACAGCTTTAACTGAATATGGGGTAAAAAGTATAGGATTTGATGTATCTTTTACAGAAGAAGGTGTATCAAAAGATAAAATAGATTATAAAAAAAATATGAAAACAATAGTGGCTACTAAATATAAGCAAGGAATTATACCAGAACAAGATGCTATTGAACTTTTAAAAGAAATAAATAAACTTGATACAGACCAAGACTATGAATTTGCTTTAGCATTAAAGAAAGCAAAAAATACTGTAATAGGAACTTATAATATTATGGATATAGCAGAAGATATATCTAGATTTGAGTATAATAAAATATATTATCAAAAAAGCCGTTTTTATAAAATAAATGGAATATTAGACGAAATAAAAGAAGTAGGAAGAACAGGAGAAAGACGTGTAAAACCGTTTGAAATATATAAAATAATTCCTCCTATAGATATTATTGCAAAATTTGCATATGGAATAGCACCTTATGATGTAGGTAGACCAGATATAGATGGAGTTCTTAGAGGAATTGTTACTGTTACAAAAGAAAATTTATCAAATTTGTATTTTCCACCATTGTACTTATTAGTGTACTTAAAATCAGAAAATTTAAGTATAAAGGATAATGTAGTATTAGATTTAAAAAATTCTAAAATAGATATTTTTAAAGATGAAAAACTATACAAAACTATACCAACAAATATAAATGGTTATCAAAGGCTTTTCTTTTATGGGAAAGGGCATACATTTAAATATATATCATATACAGATATTATTAATAAAAGAGTAGATAAAAAAGAACTTGAAAACAAAATAGTATTAGTAGGATATACAGATAGTGCAAAAGGACTATATGATTTAAGGGTAACACCTCTTGATCCTAACACACCAGGAGTAGAGCTTCATGCAACAGCTATTCAAAATCTTATTGATAATAAATTTATGAAAAGAATAGAGGTAAAAGGAGAAGTACCACTTTTATTTTTATTTGGAAGTTTAATTATATTTATATTGTCAATAAAGGATATAAATTTAGCACTTTCAAATATTTTAACTAATAGTGTTATAGTGACGTACTTGATTTTATCTTATATTTTATTTAGAAAAGGTCTGTGGATAGAAGTTTTTTATCCAATTGTCGTTTTTATCTTAATATATTTAATTTTAACAATAGAAAATTATTTTTTAGAAGGTAAAGAAAAAAAATATATAAGGAATGTATTTGGGCATTATATTTCACCGATACTTGTAGAAGAGTTAGTAAAAAAACCGGAAATGTTGAAACTTGGAGGAGAAAAAAGAGAGCTTACTGCATTTTTTTCGGATATACAAGGATTTACTTCTATTTCTGAAAAAATGAGTCCAGAAGAATTAGTTGAATTTTTAAATGATTATTTATCAGTTTCAACTAATATTATATTAGAATATAAAGGAACTATTGATAAATATATAGGAGATGCGGTAATGGCTATCTTTGGAGCACCAATCCAATTAGAGAATAATGCTTTAAATGCATGTTTTGCAGCACTAGAATACCAAGAAAAATTAGTAGAATTTAGAGAAAAATATAAAGAGAGTGGATATCCGCCGATATATGCAAGAATTGGTATAAACAGTGGAGAAATGGTAGTAGGGAATATGGGATGTAATATAGGTGAAAATAAAAAGTTTAATTACACTATAATAGGCGATGAAGTAAATTTAGCCTCAAGGCTTGAAGGTGCTAATAAAATGTATGGAACTTATATAATGATAAGTGAAAATACATATAAAAAAGTAAAAGAAGACGTAGAAGCAAGACTTTTAGATTTAGCAAGAGTTAAAGGTAAAAAAGTAGCAGTAAAAACTTATGAACTAATGGCTAAAAAAGGAGAATTATCTCAAGAAAAATTAAAATTAAAAGAATTATATGAAAAAGGCTTAGATTTTTATTTTAATAAAGAATGGAAAAAATCAAAAGAGATGTTTTTAAAAGCAATTGAAGTAGATGAAAATGATGGACCGAGTAAGCTTTATATAAAAAGAATAGAAGAATATATAAAAAATCCTCCACCAGAAGACTGGGATGGAGTATATACATTTACTACAAAATAAAAAGTGAGTTTTTCTCACTTTTTATTTTATATAAAAAAAGTTTTTATGCCAAGAATTATAAGAACAAAAGCACCAAAAAATTCTGCCTTTGTGGTTAAAAATTTATTTGCTTTATTTCCAATATACACTCCACTAAAACAAATAATAAAAGTAATAAATCCTATGATAGCAACTGAAAATATAATATTTAAATGTTTTGTAAAAGCTAAAGAAAATCCAGCGGCTAGCGCATCTATGCTTGTAGCAATAGCAAGAAGAATAAGGTTATAGTTTAACATTTACCATTTCTTTCGCATTGTTCCTCTTTGTATGCTTCATGTAGCATTTTAAGACCTATTCCAATTAATAAAACAGATCCAATTATATTATTATAATTATGAACTAAATTATAAATACTTTTTCCTAAAAAAAATCCTAATAATGGCATGAATGCCTGAAAAATAGAAAAAGTAAGTGCTACAGTAAGTGCTTGGTTTATTTTTAATCTTTTAACAGCAACACCTTGAGATATAGATACTGCAAAAGCATCCATTGCTAATCCGATACTTAATAAAATCAATGTAAAAATAGTCATAAATTCTCTACCCCTTTATAAAATTTTTATTAATTTTTTTTATCTAAAATAAAGCTTAGCATATCATCTACATTTTGTTTATAGTACATATTACCACAATGACCACCATATGGATAAATAAAACTACGTCCTTTGAAAGTGTCTTTTAACCATTTAACTTCTTCAGGAAGTAAAATAGATTCATCTTCATTTATGGCAACATACATATTTTTTTTATTTTTTAAATAATCTGTAATACTCATCATATTGGCCATATCTATAAGTTTTTCTTTTGTTAAAGTAGGGTCATCTTTTTTTAAATTTTCAAGAACATATTCATTGAAATACTTTATATAACTCATATTATTAGCTTTTTTGTAATATTTAGTAATAGAATCAAATTTAGACAATTTAGTATCTTTAGGAACTATTTTTCCAAGATTATTTTTAATATCACTAATAAATGATATATTAGTTATAGAATTTCTAAAAGAAAGACCAATAAATATTTTAAATTTTTCTTCAGTAAGTCCAAGTCCTTCTAAGTTATAAGAGTTATCTTTGATTATATTTAAATCAAGATTTATATGATCATGTGGATAAATATTAAAAAATAAATTTTCTGTATTTGAAATAAAATTATTAACATCAGAAATTTTATTTGGGAAATATTTTTCAACTAAATCATCAAGAATGATAGATGAAGTATATAAGTTTACAGCAGGATTAATTATAAATATTTTTTTAAAATTAAAATAATGTTCTTTGTCATCAAGTTTTGACACAAAAGCAGCATGAGTTCCTCCTAAACTATAACTTACTAAATATATATCAGTATATTTAATTTGTTTTTTTATTATTTCATGAGCTTTTTTCATTACTTTGTATAAATCTTTTGAATCTTTTTCTATAATTCCAGTATATCCATAAGAAGATGAATTTATTAAAAATGATGGATGACTAGGGGATGTGAGAGAAACTACATGAAATCCATTATTATAAAAAACATCTCTTAAAAATTTTGTTTTTGGAGCATTATAGTAACCTCCTGTACCCGAAAAAATATATACAAGAGGGGCCTTTTTTTTCTGTTTTGCTAATGAAAAAATGTTTTTTTTAGCAAACCAAAATATTTCAGGGATATTATTTGTTTTATTTATTTGTAGTTTATATAATGAAACAACAGGTTTTTTTTTGATTTTATACTGCAATCTAGGAGGAGTTCCTATTGCGGTACTTGTAAATCTATTTTTAAATGGAAATTTATAATTTTCTTCATTATATATTTTTGTATTACAAAATGTTAAACTTATGTTTAATAAAAACAAAAGAAATATTAATTTTTTCATAGGTTTCTCTCCTTTATTACTTTGGCATTATTAATAGTTTAACATAAAAATTAAAAGAGGTAAACTATTTCTATATTTAAATTAAAAACTATTATTATTTTAAAGAAATAATAATTTTTAAAAAAAATTTTGACAAATTTAATAAAAAAACTTTACAAAACTACTTTTTTATTGTATACTTCTATTAAGTCAAAACTGAACAAAAACTCATCAAGAGAAGTGGAGGGAACGGCCCTTAGAAACTTCAGCAACCTACCTTATGGTGTGGTGCTAATTCCGTGAAATAATTGATTTAAAAATTTAAATCAAAATTCGAAGATGAGAGAGATAAAATTAAGATTTTAACTCTTCTCATTAGAGAAGAGTTTTTTTTATAAATATTATTTACTAAAAGAATAAACAAAAAATAAATAGAGAATAAAGATAAATAATTATGTAGATAATAAGTTTATAAAAATAATAATTTATAAAAAGTAAAATAAAAAAACTAAGGGGGAATTAAATATGAGTAAAAATTTAAAATTTGAAACATTACAATTACATGCAGGACAAAAACCAGATAGTGAAACTGGTTCTAGAGCAGTACCTATTTATCAAACAACATCTTATGTATTTAAAGACACAGATCATGCTGCAAATTTATTTGCTTTAAAAGAAGCTGGAAACATTTATACAAGAATAGGGAATCCAACAACAGCAGTACTTGAAGAAAGATTAGCAGCACTTGATGGTGGAGTAGGAGCTTTAGCGGTGGCTTCTGGTTCTGCAGCAATAACATATGCTTTACTTACAGTGGCAAAAGCTGGTGATGAAATTGTAGCGGCAAGAAATCTTTATGGTGGAACATTTAATTTACTTTCAAATACAATTAATGATTTTGGGATTACAACGAAATTTGTTGATCCTGATGATTTAGAAGGATTTAGAAATGCTATTACAGAAAAAACAAAAGCAATATATATAGAAACAATAGGAAATCCAAATTGTACTCTTGTTGATGTAGAAGCAGTTGCTAATATAGCACATGAAAATGGGTTACCATTAATAATAGATAATACTTTTGCGACACCATATCTTTTTAAACCGCTAGAGCATGGAGCAGACATTGTAGTTTATTCAGCTACAAAATTTTTAGGGGGGCATGGTACAAGTATTGGTGGAATAATTGTAGATGGTGGAAAATTTGATTGGGCAAAAAGTGGAAGATTTGATAATTTTACAACGCCAGATCCAGGGTATCATGGATTAAAATATTCAGATTTAGGGGCACCTGCATTTATATTAAAAGCCAGAGTAAAACTCCTTAGAGATACAGGAGCAGCAATTAGTCCATTTAATGCATTTTTAATATTACAAGGGATAGAAACACTTAGTCTTAGATTAGAAAGACATATAAAAAATGCTAGAAAAATAGTAGAATATTTAAATAATCATGAGTTAGTAAAATGGGTAAGTTATCCTGAATTAGATGAAAATGAAAATAAAGCTTTAGCAGGAAAATATTTTCCTAAAGGTGTAGGTTCGATATTTACATTTGGAATAAAAGGTGGCGTAGAGGCAGGTAAAAAGTTCATTGATAGTGTAGAATTATTTTCACACTTAGCAAACGTTGCAGATGCAAAATCATTAATTATTCATCCAGCAAGTACTACTCATGGACAACTTTCAGAAGAAAAATTAAAAGAAGTAGGGATAAAACCTGAAACTATTAGATTGTCGATAGGATTAGAAAATGTAGATGATTTAATAGCGGATTTAGAACAAGCTTTTAATAAAATTAAATAAAAAAAGAGGCTCTTATTATAAGAGCTTCTTTTTTATAATTATTTAAATTTTATTCCTATCAGAGTAATATCATCTCGTTGAGTTTCTTTACCTTTCCATTTCTTTAAATTTTCAATAATAATTTTTTTTTGTTCATCTAATGGTTTGTGAGCTATTTGATCTAAATCATTTATTAATCGTTTTTTTGAATAACCAAAATTTTTTGGACCACCATTTTGGTCAGTATATCCATCAGTAGATAGATAGATTATTGTATCTGAAGTTGCATCAAATTTATATTCTGTATAATCGTAATGATCTTTTGATTTTATATATCCAATACTTTGGCGATCACCTTTAAATGTTTTAATAACTCCATTTTTTGATAAATACATTGAAAGCTTTGTTCCTACAAAGATAGATTTTTTACTAACTGAATTATATTTTATAAGAGAAATATCAAGTCCATCATCTGATATTTTTTGACTATTTTTATTGAAATATGTCTTTATTCTATGATTTAATCCATTTAATATTTCAGAAGGTGATATCTCTTTTGTAATTAATTCATTTAAAAATGAACTTGTAGCCATTGTCATAAAAGCACCAGGGACACCATGCCCAGTACAATCAATAACAGCGAAATAAATAATTTCTTCTATTTTTTTTCCAAAATAAAAATCTCCACCAACCACATCTTTTGGTTGCCAAATAATAAAAAAGTCTTTAAAATTTTCTTTTAAAAATTTTTTTGAAGGTAAAATATAGTTTTGAATTTTTCTAGCGTATCTTACAGATGAAACAATTTTTTCGTTTTTAATTCTAATTTCTTTTGTACGTTCTTTTACTTTTTCTTCCAATGTTAAATTGTATTCTTCAATTCTTTTATTTTGTTCTTTTATTTGATTAAAACTATCATTTAATTTAGCAGTCATAATATTAAATGTTTTTGCAAAATCTCCAATTTCATCATTACTTTTTATATCTGCTTTAATATTAAAATTTCCATTTGATAATTCATGAGAAATAAATTTTAATTTTTTTAAAGAATGTGTTACAAAAAAGCTTATAATAGAAATAATAAATATAGAAATAATAACAGAAATAGTTATTGCAAAATATGTAAATTGATTTAATTCTTTTAAACGTTTATTTATAAAAGATTTATCGTATTGTATAGCTATTATTTTACTATGATCAGATATATTGAATCCCGTATTTAAATTGATATAAATAATATTTTCTATATATTCATTATCTTCTTTAGTATATTTAGTATATTTTTTAGCTAATTCAACAATTTCTTTACTTTTTTTGGTAGGAGCATAATTTTGCCCGTTACTTACAAATTGATATCCAAAAACATCATATATTTTTATATCTTTTATAATTGGATTAATTTTTTTTAGTTTATCAATGATGTTTAAGGGATCAAGGTCATTAATAAAATCTTTTAACCCATTAGCAGTATATCCAAGTTCAAATAAATATTTTTTATCGGGTGTAGATTTATATACCCAAGTACTTAAAAAACCACTCATTACATTTGTTCGAAGCCTTTCATTATAAATTTTTCCATTTTTTCTAATAAAGTCAATATTTTCTCCAAGTTTTTTATTAAATTTCTTAAAATTAAAATTTAATGCTTTATTTTCTGTACTTTTTATTACAGTTGTATTTTCATCTATTATATAAAAATCATATTTATTTTTAAAATATTTACTAACTTCTATTAAATTAATTTTAGAGATATCTTTAGAACTTTTATTGTATTCATTTACAAATTTAAGGATATCTTTATTTAATTCTTCATTTAATTTTTTTTCAAACATTTTGTAAGCAGAGTCAATTAAATAAATATATGAAATAATTTCATTTTCTGTTTGATTTTGTGTTACTCTGTATTCTTCGAGAAGATATTTTTTTGTATTTTTTGCATGATAAAATGATAATAAATAAATACTTATTATCAAGATAGGTAATATAGAAAAGAGTAATTTTTTTCGTAGACTATTAAAAATATACATAAAACCTCCAATTATTCCAATTTTTCAATGGGAATATATTTTGTAGGGATAAGATCTTTTGGTATAAAGCCCCCTTTATTATGATTTGCTAAATTATAGATAACTTTATAAAATCCATTAGATATAAATGGATCTCTCATCTTATTATCGCATTTTGAACCTATAACCAAAATTTTTTCTCCTTTAGATAAGTTAACTACTTCTACATTAGATAAAGGACCTTCATTTGTTACATAAGAAATAGTATCAGGAGCCATTCCCCATAAATTACATTTGTGTGTTGATTTGTATTTATTTATTTTTTTTGTTTCATGTAAGCTAGAAAGTAAATTTTCATTTTCAAAAAAAATATGCATCTCTTGGTTTTCATTTTTTATGATAATAGTACCAAAATCAAAACCTTTTTTATCAATACTTCCAGGGATATACTCAACAAATTCACCTTTAAATATTTTTATAGGTTTTATTCCACCAAAAAAAGTAGTCAATTCTTTTTTATTATTATAAAATAGGTTATAGATATATTGTACTAAATTTCTATCATTATTTTCAATAAAATTTTTACCAATTTTATAAATTAATGATAAAGTATTTTGAATAGTAGAATCAGCTAATTTATTTAGTTCAGATTTTTTAAATGGATAGAATGATATACCACATAAACATTCAAAAATATTACTACTAAGAATGTTTCTAGCAATACTTTCTAATATTTCCGCATCAGATATATCAGAAGATAACAAATCATTTATTTTTTCGCTATCAATAGTTATATTTAAATGAGAATTTATGTAATTATTTAAATTATCATTTGATAATACAGCAGGGGCAATTTTTATATCTTTACTATAAGTAGTAAGTTGTAATTGAGGTACTGCACGTCTTGAACCATCTGCATCAAGAACAAAAAGATTATCAAGTTGAGCAGCAGTAAGGATAGGAATAAGGCTATTAACAGCCCCTATTTCAATAGGAAGTGTAAAATTAAAATTTTCATTCATATGTTTACTGAGTGTATTAAAGGCTCTAGAAGGAGCAGAGTAATCGTTGTCTTTTTTTAATGCAAGAGGTGAACCCATCATTGCAACTACAGCACCAGAATTTAAAGAGTTATCATTGACAGTAGTTATATTAATTTCTTTCCCTTGATTTATATATTCTAGAATTTTATTTTGGATTATAATAGCTTCATTTTTGCCACCACCACCACCAGCGCCTAAAAATAATCCACCTAAAATAATTGCTTCTAAATCTTGTTTTGAATTAATTTTTTTCATTTTAACCCCCATATATTATTATATTAATTTATAGTTATTTTCTTAATGGACGTATCTCTATTTTATTATTTATATATACAAATTCTACATGTTTCATTATTTTAGTAACGACATATTTATATTTATTTAACCATATCTCTACTCCAGGATAGCATATTTTATATACTTTAACTAAGCTTCCTTCAGTTGGATGGACATTTTTTAGATTATTAGCTATATCTTTAACCATAGATTTTACTTCATATTCAATAGCTAATTTTTCATTAAGAAGTCTGTTAAATTGCTTCTTCTTTTCTTCATCAAATGATTCTGGGTGAGCAAAACGCAAGTTTTCCATATATTCTAAACTTTTTTCAATATTAATTAATCTTTTTTTATTTTCTGATTTATATTCATCTATTTTATCGACAGCTTCTTTTACAGATATAGATTTTCCAGTTTTTATAATAGTTTTTAAGCCATTTTTAGAACCAAGTATTTTTGTAGATAACCCCTCTATTGCAATGATTTCTCCTCCCATTATTATACCTTTACCTTGAATAGCTTCAACAGACTTACCAGCTAAAATTTGACAGTTTACAGCACTATCTGTAATTATTATATTTTCTTTTGCTTCTAAGTAAGCAAATTCTAAATCTCTAATTTTTATACTATGATTTGCAATAATTTTACCTACTTCAGAACCGATAAAATTTTTTTCAATAATTACATTTTTTCCAGCCTCTAAAATAGCACCTTCAATTACTCCTTTTATTCGAATATCATTATCAGCTTTTATTCGATATCCCAAATCTACATTTCCATTTACTAATACGGTTCCTTCAAAATCTATATTTCCAGTTTTTATATTTACATCGTTAACAATTAATATATTTTTTACTGAAATAGTATCACCATTAATATCAACAAGCCCAGATATTGCAGCAACTAAAGTGAGGCCATTATGAATTAATTGTGTATTTTCACCTCTTTTTAAAACTTTATCTTGACCAGGAATAGCTGGAATAATATTTCCAAAAATATCAATTCCATCTGTACCTTGAGTAGCAGGAGTTTTTTCAGCTAAAATTTGATCTTTTTTTACAGGGATAAAAAGATCATTTCTTTCTTTATAGTCAATTTTGTTATTAGGATTATCTTCATCTTTATTTTTTTTAGGCATAAATTTATAATGAATCATAGCATCTTTTCCTTTTATAGGTGGAGTTCCTTCTGCAAAGAGAACAAATTTTCCTCTATAATCATATTTTATCATACCTAATAAAACTTTTTTATTTATACCATATGAAATGCCTATATCATAAGCTTTTTCTAATAAATATTTTAAAGATAAAAATTCTATAAAACCAGTATTTTTTATTTTTAAATAAGCTTTCATTTTATCATCACTTATTTTTATTTCAATATCAGGAATTTTTTTAAGATTTTCAATATTATCTGATATTTTTACTTCAACACCTCTTTCGAAATAAGCTTGTTTTACAGCTTCCAAATCAAAAGTATCTAATTCTGTTTGATTTAAAAATGCAAGTACACTAGAGATACTCATAGGTTCATTTTTTATTTTAATATATACACCATCGGGAGCAACTCTTAAAATAACTTTATTAAACTTCTCACTCATTTTTGTTCCTCCTTTGTTTATTTAAAATTTTTTTATTCAATATATTATTACTAAAAAAATAAAAAAAACCTTTAAAAAAGTTTGAAATTTAAAAAAAATATAATAAAATTAAAGTAGGATACAATAAAAGAAATATAAGGAGGGAAGATATGTGGGTGGAATATGCAAAAAAAGAAATTAAAAATATTTTAGATATAAAAAAACTCTTGGAAAATAATGGCTTCAAAGTAAAAGAATATTATAAAGAAAATAATTTATATTTATTTGCATTATATATAAATAATTATAAAGAGGAAGAAGAAGTTGTAAAAATAATAGAATTTAAGATTCAAAATAAAAAATTATATCGTTTAGTAGAAAAAAATAATTTATTTTTAGAAATTTGTTATTGTAATGAAAAAAATAATAACATTGTTTATTATTTAAAACAATTAGGGTATGAATCAAAAATTTTAAAAGAAAAAAAAGATGAATTTGTTGTAGCAATAGAAGATGATGAAGGATTAATTAGAATAGAGTATCTAAAAAAAGAAGGAAATATGGTATATAGATACATAAAATAGGCAGATTATAAAAAATCTGCCTATTTTATGTAAAAATTTTAAAAGTTAATTTTACTTTTTAAATAAATTGTAGGTGTTTGCCAATTTTTATTA
This window of the Hypnocyclicus thermotrophus genome carries:
- a CDS encoding CHASE2 domain-containing protein, coding for MIFIYIIYTNLGMTFFEIFEVKTYDMRYKAMDIFEKKNREYDVVIAGVDEKSLIEIGKWPWERSIHGKLVTALTEYGVKSIGFDVSFTEEGVSKDKIDYKKNMKTIVATKYKQGIIPEQDAIELLKEINKLDTDQDYEFALALKKAKNTVIGTYNIMDIAEDISRFEYNKIYYQKSRFYKINGILDEIKEVGRTGERRVKPFEIYKIIPPIDIIAKFAYGIAPYDVGRPDIDGVLRGIVTVTKENLSNLYFPPLYLLVYLKSENLSIKDNVVLDLKNSKIDIFKDEKLYKTIPTNINGYQRLFFYGKGHTFKYISYTDIINKRVDKKELENKIVLVGYTDSAKGLYDLRVTPLDPNTPGVELHATAIQNLIDNKFMKRIEVKGEVPLLFLFGSLIIFILSIKDINLALSNILTNSVIVTYLILSYILFRKGLWIEVFYPIVVFILIYLILTIENYFLEGKEKKYIRNVFGHYISPILVEELVKKPEMLKLGGEKRELTAFFSDIQGFTSISEKMSPEELVEFLNDYLSVSTNIILEYKGTIDKYIGDAVMAIFGAPIQLENNALNACFAALEYQEKLVEFREKYKESGYPPIYARIGINSGEMVVGNMGCNIGENKKFNYTIIGDEVNLASRLEGANKMYGTYIMISENTYKKVKEDVEARLLDLARVKGKKVAVKTYELMAKKGELSQEKLKLKELYEKGLDFYFNKEWKKSKEMFLKAIEVDENDGPSKLYIKRIEEYIKNPPPEDWDGVYTFTTK
- a CDS encoding manganese efflux pump, yielding MLNYNLILLAIATSIDALAAGFSLAFTKHLNIIFSVAIIGFITFIICFSGVYIGNKANKFLTTKAEFFGAFVLIILGIKTFFI
- a CDS encoding manganese efflux pump MntP translates to MTIFTLILLSIGLAMDAFAVSISQGVAVKRLKINQALTVALTFSIFQAFMPLLGFFLGKSIYNLVHNYNNIIGSVLLIGIGLKMLHEAYKEEQCERNGKC
- a CDS encoding O-acetylhomoserine aminocarboxypropyltransferase/cysteine synthase family protein, with the translated sequence MSKNLKFETLQLHAGQKPDSETGSRAVPIYQTTSYVFKDTDHAANLFALKEAGNIYTRIGNPTTAVLEERLAALDGGVGALAVASGSAAITYALLTVAKAGDEIVAARNLYGGTFNLLSNTINDFGITTKFVDPDDLEGFRNAITEKTKAIYIETIGNPNCTLVDVEAVANIAHENGLPLIIDNTFATPYLFKPLEHGADIVVYSATKFLGGHGTSIGGIIVDGGKFDWAKSGRFDNFTTPDPGYHGLKYSDLGAPAFILKARVKLLRDTGAAISPFNAFLILQGIETLSLRLERHIKNARKIVEYLNNHELVKWVSYPELDENENKALAGKYFPKGVGSIFTFGIKGGVEAGKKFIDSVELFSHLANVADAKSLIIHPASTTHGQLSEEKLKEVGIKPETIRLSIGLENVDDLIADLEQAFNKIK
- a CDS encoding SpoIIE family protein phosphatase translates to MYIFNSLRKKLLFSILPILIISIYLLSFYHAKNTKKYLLEEYRVTQNQTENEIISYIYLIDSAYKMFEKKLNEELNKDILKFVNEYNKSSKDISKINLIEVSKYFKNKYDFYIIDENTTVIKSTENKALNFNFKKFNKKLGENIDFIRKNGKIYNERLRTNVMSGFLSTWVYKSTPDKKYLFELGYTANGLKDFINDLDPLNIIDKLKKINPIIKDIKIYDVFGYQFVSNGQNYAPTKKSKEIVELAKKYTKYTKEDNEYIENIIYINLNTGFNISDHSKIIAIQYDKSFINKRLKELNQFTYFAITISVIISIFIISIISFFVTHSLKKLKFISHELSNGNFNIKADIKSNDEIGDFAKTFNIMTAKLNDSFNQIKEQNKRIEEYNLTLEEKVKERTKEIRIKNEKIVSSVRYARKIQNYILPSKKFLKENFKDFFIIWQPKDVVGGDFYFGKKIEEIIYFAVIDCTGHGVPGAFMTMATSSFLNELITKEISPSEILNGLNHRIKTYFNKNSQKISDDGLDISLIKYNSVSKKSIFVGTKLSMYLSKNGVIKTFKGDRQSIGYIKSKDHYDYTEYKFDATSDTIIYLSTDGYTDQNGGPKNFGYSKKRLINDLDQIAHKPLDEQKKIIIENLKKWKGKETQRDDITLIGIKFK
- a CDS encoding S-methyl thiohydantoin desulfurase domain-containing protein → MKKINSKQDLEAIILGGLFLGAGGGGGKNEAIIIQNKILEYINQGKEINITTVNDNSLNSGAVVAMMGSPLALKKDNDYSAPSRAFNTLSKHMNENFNFTLPIEIGAVNSLIPILTAAQLDNLFVLDADGSRRAVPQLQLTTYSKDIKIAPAVLSNDNLNNYINSHLNITIDSEKINDLLSSDISDAEILESIARNILSSNIFECLCGISFYPFKKSELNKLADSTIQNTLSLIYKIGKNFIENNDRNLVQYIYNLFYNNKKELTTFFGGIKPIKIFKGEFVEYIPGSIDKKGFDFGTIIIKNENQEMHIFFENENLLSSLHETKKINKYKSTHKCNLWGMAPDTISYVTNEGPLSNVEVVNLSKGEKILVIGSKCDNKMRDPFISNGFYKVIYNLANHNKGGFIPKDLIPTKYIPIEKLE
- a CDS encoding DUF342 domain-containing protein, producing the protein MSEKFNKVILRVAPDGVYIKIKNEPMSISSVLAFLNQTELDTFDLEAVKQAYFERGVEVKISDNIENLKKIPDIEIKISDDKMKAYLKIKNTGFIEFLSLKYLLEKAYDIGISYGINKKVLLGMIKYDYRGKFVLFAEGTPPIKGKDAMIHYKFMPKKNKDEDNPNNKIDYKERNDLFIPVKKDQILAEKTPATQGTDGIDIFGNIIPAIPGQDKVLKRGENTQLIHNGLTLVAAISGLVDINGDTISVKNILIVNDVNIKTGNIDFEGTVLVNGNVDLGYRIKADNDIRIKGVIEGAILEAGKNVIIEKNFIGSEVGKIIANHSIKIRDLEFAYLEAKENIIITDSAVNCQILAGKSVEAIQGKGIIMGGEIIAIEGLSTKILGSKNGLKTIIKTGKSISVKEAVDKIDEYKSENKKRLINIEKSLEYMENLRFAHPESFDEEKKKQFNRLLNEKLAIEYEVKSMVKDIANNLKNVHPTEGSLVKVYKICYPGVEIWLNKYKYVVTKIMKHVEFVYINNKIEIRPLRK